The following are encoded in a window of Sutcliffiella horikoshii genomic DNA:
- a CDS encoding helix-turn-helix domain-containing protein, producing the protein MHEGRIIKYFRKKAKLTQQQLGDGICSDTHVSKIERGMTEYSPEVTFLLSKRLGINIEEELSRFHNLKKILARWHDAIIMQRFEAIEIIKEELDNEELIQISEHQILYDLLRARYHLLRNNLIEADIITKNIQKAHRKLPPYESNLLKHILGMYYLANKDMIKAVNILRSINSDDYNNPEYYLTLSTAYLAVNSKIMAYYYAELSLQFFIKTNNYLRSIDAEMIMLITREGEGQCDFQKIVEQYEALIQTCDLCHAHDKKAKVLHNLAEEHYCRKDYKASSRLFHKSMLLKEKKSAEYLISLEAFIRCCFEGSILSKDKLEKLGNEGLVIAREINQGLHTINLQLLLLRINNQIAEYYHYLSTKALTYYKKCGYVSIVQRYEKELFNYHLKTRQIDDALKFADLLINNG; encoded by the coding sequence ATGCATGAAGGAAGAATAATCAAATATTTTCGCAAGAAAGCTAAATTAACACAACAGCAACTTGGGGATGGCATTTGTTCTGACACTCATGTAAGTAAGATCGAACGTGGGATGACAGAATATTCCCCAGAGGTTACATTCCTACTATCTAAACGACTTGGAATAAATATCGAAGAGGAGCTAAGCCGTTTTCATAACTTAAAGAAAATTCTCGCTCGCTGGCATGATGCAATCATCATGCAACGGTTCGAAGCTATTGAAATAATAAAAGAAGAACTAGATAATGAAGAACTAATCCAAATCAGTGAACATCAAATCCTTTATGATTTACTTAGAGCAAGATATCACCTACTACGTAATAATTTAATAGAAGCAGACATAATCACAAAAAATATACAAAAAGCTCATAGAAAGTTGCCCCCATATGAAAGTAACCTACTAAAGCACATATTAGGGATGTATTACCTAGCTAATAAAGATATGATAAAGGCAGTCAATATTTTACGATCGATTAACAGTGATGATTATAATAATCCAGAGTATTATCTAACTTTATCAACCGCTTATCTTGCAGTGAATTCAAAGATAATGGCTTATTACTATGCAGAATTATCTTTGCAATTTTTCATCAAAACCAATAATTACTTAAGAAGTATAGATGCAGAAATGATTATGCTAATAACTAGGGAAGGTGAGGGACAATGTGATTTTCAAAAAATAGTCGAGCAGTATGAAGCTTTAATCCAAACCTGTGACCTTTGCCATGCCCATGATAAAAAGGCAAAGGTTCTTCATAACTTAGCAGAGGAACATTATTGTAGAAAAGATTATAAAGCATCTAGTCGGTTGTTTCATAAATCTATGTTGCTAAAAGAAAAAAAATCAGCTGAGTACTTAATTTCTTTGGAAGCTTTCATACGGTGTTGCTTCGAAGGAAGTATCCTATCAAAGGATAAATTAGAAAAGCTTGGAAACGAAGGGCTAGTGATTGCAAGAGAGATTAACCAGGGTCTACATACAATAAATCTACAGCTTCTTCTCCTTCGGATCAACAACCAAATTGCGGAATACTATCATTACTTAAGTACTAAAGCCTTAACTTACTATAAAAAATGTGGTTATGTATCTATAGTACAGCGGTATGAAAAGGAACTTTTTAACTATCATTTAAAAACCCGCCAAATCGATGATGCTCTAAAATTTGCGGATTTATTAATTAATAATGGTTAA
- a CDS encoding S8 family serine peptidase has product MSIGKIKHLITGTLVASLLFSTGTSYKAIAEDNIQNDKNGVEQMLVNLTEHQRKALKELEITPGFVVSPDINKENSELVNVIVEFNSDPAEVEVAKNAAKGKRMTLSSAKSKVKKDHDTFQKEWKTIKSLNRPNEEKMKDSKITREYHEAFNGVAMTLPGTAVQELLSTGVVKRIWKDAEVKLDLPEEASEMKSSTSSKVDDSLVQIGADKLHQENISGSGVKVGVIDTGIDYNHPDLKDSYKGGYDFVDNDSDPMEATYQDWKDSGRPEFEGGSSYYTLHGTHVAGSIAAQKKNSSASAVKGVAPDVDLYMYRVLGSYGRGSLAAIIAGIDRAVREEMDVINLSLGSSINDPLNPASIAVNNAMLSGVVTVVASGNAGPGEKTLGSPGAAALGITVGASDVSVTIPTITASAGEASITDMKLLAQNFTDNLKDLENKTLPTVDVGIGTKTDFDNKDVAGKVAIIQRGDITFDEKIQNARAAGAKAVIIYNHVDGEIEAYLGEGMNYIPTFGITKADGEQMLPQSEIKFESLGSVKTEGDRLAEFSSRGPANGNDDIKPDVVGPGVAIFSTIPEFINDPQDGGKYDTAYARLQGTSMAAPHVAGTAALILQANPEYTPFDVKAALMNTADEMNGEYSVNEIGSGRINAYEAVHTETLIKVMDKTMHEQDGNFIEIDEETGSIAFGSHFKEGDGPIEDSRKIVIRNFNEKDVKEFNTNVEFLPAKGEIQDADKNGVEVIIPNTVSIEPGKYVEVEPTIRVSQDAEFGRYEGYVTLINSEHEEENYRIPFSIRVTEKGFEKMVLTRPMIANDSKAHPYYTPYTNAIVKLSTPLETIDVLVKDGKSGEAIGFIATIDASQLLTGIDYWADAIFKGKVYPFTNDPSQPISDKEVKLPEGDYTFEMIGYDEQGIPRSKGAMVMIDNTPPEVEVSMDPGIYEVDDSMYTIEEGYEGPAVWIHGNVYDSTVDALKQKGMAIDQSVNGALWWEYNYYNRHFLAVDSEGNFRFPATKERIDQMSYLDSNLFVFDNATASVGYPQGINRYLFIKEGTEYAVPSYDKEKVRLGDGITMTLNLNNVKQLASGEFTVPFYNKHFEFLNVKVNEAFEKYTEEKGVNFILDEPTLNASTVKVGASIEENDLAIDQNLPFLDVTFKVINDENYTYQDGLSLSFDTIAFKYKKTSDSNPTTIRVYKDKSFIILAKYSIVNGNMKPEAFMRENGQWDNTFDYSKLGAKVYAKNNNGKTFEASIIHSNAYYTIDKLPTTEQEYDIYVQVPGHLTSKTTQTVGTYIDGELVGTRHIAQIETGYAGDVNGDKMIDINDAIIAVFSYGKENVGVNKGDINQDGKVDEKDLRYIEKNFFKVGPDVKGDKKPKEKSGKVTLEKLFRSIGLELRN; this is encoded by the coding sequence ATGAGCATTGGAAAAATAAAACATTTAATTACAGGAACTTTAGTTGCTAGTTTGTTATTTTCCACGGGGACTTCATATAAAGCTATTGCTGAAGATAATATTCAGAATGATAAAAATGGTGTGGAGCAGATGTTAGTTAATTTAACTGAGCATCAAAGGAAAGCGCTGAAAGAACTTGAGATTACACCAGGGTTTGTCGTTTCACCTGATATTAACAAAGAGAATTCAGAATTAGTCAACGTAATTGTAGAATTTAATTCTGACCCAGCAGAGGTGGAAGTGGCAAAGAATGCTGCAAAAGGAAAAAGAATGACTCTTTCTTCAGCAAAAAGTAAAGTGAAAAAAGATCACGATACGTTTCAAAAAGAATGGAAAACTATCAAAAGCTTAAATAGACCAAATGAAGAAAAGATGAAAGACTCCAAGATTACGAGAGAATACCATGAGGCATTCAATGGGGTAGCGATGACATTACCGGGAACGGCGGTGCAAGAGTTACTTAGTACAGGAGTTGTCAAACGTATTTGGAAAGATGCTGAAGTGAAGCTTGACCTACCAGAAGAAGCAAGTGAAATGAAATCATCAACTTCCTCAAAGGTAGATGATAGCCTTGTACAAATCGGTGCGGACAAACTTCATCAAGAGAATATTTCCGGATCGGGAGTAAAAGTGGGGGTGATTGATACAGGAATTGACTATAATCACCCAGATTTAAAAGATTCTTATAAAGGCGGATATGATTTTGTTGATAATGATTCAGATCCAATGGAGGCAACGTATCAAGATTGGAAGGATTCCGGAAGGCCTGAATTTGAAGGTGGTTCCAGTTACTATACATTACATGGAACACACGTAGCTGGATCTATCGCAGCACAAAAGAAAAACAGCTCGGCATCTGCAGTAAAGGGAGTAGCCCCTGATGTCGATTTATATATGTATCGTGTGTTGGGTTCTTATGGGAGAGGATCGCTTGCTGCAATCATTGCAGGTATTGACAGGGCGGTTCGAGAAGAGATGGATGTTATCAACTTATCATTAGGATCAAGTATTAATGATCCGCTAAATCCGGCATCTATAGCGGTTAATAATGCGATGCTCTCAGGCGTTGTGACTGTCGTTGCGTCTGGAAACGCAGGACCTGGTGAAAAAACTCTAGGATCTCCTGGAGCAGCAGCATTAGGAATTACGGTAGGGGCAAGTGATGTTTCGGTAACCATTCCAACGATTACCGCAAGTGCAGGGGAAGCCAGCATCACCGACATGAAGTTATTGGCGCAAAACTTTACAGATAACTTAAAAGATCTCGAAAATAAAACCTTGCCTACTGTCGATGTTGGAATAGGAACTAAAACCGACTTTGACAATAAAGATGTCGCAGGTAAGGTAGCAATCATTCAACGAGGCGACATTACATTTGATGAAAAAATTCAAAATGCTAGAGCTGCAGGTGCTAAAGCTGTAATTATTTATAATCATGTTGATGGGGAGATAGAAGCTTATCTTGGGGAGGGGATGAATTATATTCCTACTTTCGGGATTACAAAAGCTGACGGGGAACAGATGCTTCCTCAATCAGAAATTAAATTTGAATCACTAGGTAGTGTCAAGACAGAAGGAGACCGCTTAGCTGAATTTAGTTCAAGAGGCCCTGCTAACGGGAATGATGACATTAAACCAGATGTCGTCGGACCGGGAGTGGCAATATTCTCTACTATCCCTGAGTTTATTAATGATCCACAGGACGGAGGAAAATACGATACCGCATATGCTCGTCTCCAAGGGACATCCATGGCTGCTCCTCATGTAGCTGGGACGGCAGCGCTTATCTTGCAAGCCAATCCTGAATATACACCTTTTGATGTGAAAGCGGCGTTAATGAATACGGCGGATGAAATGAATGGCGAATACTCCGTCAATGAAATCGGCTCAGGGCGAATTAATGCGTACGAGGCGGTTCATACGGAAACCCTAATAAAAGTTATGGACAAAACGATGCATGAACAAGATGGGAATTTCATCGAAATTGATGAAGAAACGGGTTCAATTGCTTTCGGCAGTCACTTTAAAGAGGGAGATGGGCCTATTGAAGACAGCAGGAAAATAGTTATACGGAACTTCAATGAAAAAGATGTAAAGGAATTTAACACAAATGTTGAATTCTTACCAGCTAAGGGAGAAATTCAGGATGCCGACAAAAATGGTGTAGAAGTAATAATACCAAATACAGTTTCTATTGAACCAGGAAAATATGTAGAGGTTGAGCCGACTATACGCGTTTCACAAGATGCGGAATTCGGGCGGTATGAAGGATATGTTACCCTTATTAATTCGGAACATGAAGAAGAAAATTACCGAATACCTTTTTCCATCCGTGTGACAGAAAAAGGATTTGAGAAAATGGTATTGACAAGACCGATGATTGCGAATGATTCGAAGGCACATCCGTATTATACGCCATATACCAATGCAATCGTAAAATTATCAACTCCATTAGAGACGATTGATGTATTGGTGAAAGATGGAAAATCAGGGGAAGCAATTGGATTTATCGCAACCATTGATGCAAGCCAATTATTGACAGGTATTGATTATTGGGCAGATGCTATTTTTAAAGGAAAAGTGTACCCATTCACCAATGATCCTTCGCAGCCAATTTCTGATAAAGAGGTGAAACTGCCGGAAGGTGACTATACGTTCGAAATGATTGGGTATGATGAGCAAGGTATACCCCGGAGTAAAGGCGCAATGGTGATGATTGATAATACTCCTCCGGAGGTAGAGGTATCCATGGATCCTGGTATTTATGAAGTGGATGATTCGATGTACACGATAGAAGAAGGATATGAAGGCCCTGCAGTATGGATTCACGGAAACGTATATGATTCGACAGTCGATGCTCTCAAACAAAAAGGAATGGCTATCGATCAATCTGTGAATGGTGCACTTTGGTGGGAGTATAACTACTATAATCGTCATTTCCTTGCGGTGGATAGCGAAGGGAACTTTAGATTTCCGGCAACGAAGGAAAGAATTGACCAAATGTCTTATTTAGACTCCAATTTATTTGTATTTGATAATGCAACAGCTTCAGTAGGATATCCGCAAGGCATAAATCGTTACCTGTTCATAAAAGAAGGAACGGAATACGCGGTTCCAAGTTATGATAAAGAAAAGGTGCGTCTTGGGGACGGAATTACGATGACATTGAATTTGAACAATGTTAAGCAACTGGCCTCTGGAGAATTCACTGTACCTTTCTATAATAAACACTTTGAATTTCTGAATGTCAAAGTCAATGAGGCCTTTGAAAAGTACACAGAGGAAAAGGGAGTTAACTTTATATTAGATGAACCAACATTAAATGCTAGCACTGTCAAAGTAGGAGCTTCGATTGAGGAAAATGATTTAGCTATCGATCAGAACTTACCGTTTTTGGATGTCACATTCAAAGTCATAAACGATGAAAACTACACTTACCAAGATGGATTATCATTATCTTTTGATACTATTGCCTTTAAATACAAGAAAACATCAGATTCTAACCCTACTACGATTCGAGTATATAAAGACAAGTCATTTATAATTCTGGCAAAATACTCCATCGTAAATGGGAACATGAAACCAGAAGCATTCATGAGAGAAAATGGTCAATGGGATAATACATTTGACTACTCTAAGCTTGGAGCAAAGGTCTATGCGAAAAATAACAATGGAAAAACCTTTGAAGCCTCGATTATTCATAGTAATGCTTACTATACAATAGATAAACTACCAACTACAGAACAAGAGTATGACATTTATGTGCAAGTACCTGGTCACCTTACGAGTAAAACGACTCAGACTGTAGGGACGTATATTGATGGTGAGTTAGTAGGGACACGACATATAGCCCAAATAGAAACAGGCTATGCGGGTGACGTAAATGGTGACAAGATGATTGATATTAACGATGCGATTATTGCTGTTTTCTCCTATGGAAAAGAGAATGTAGGTGTGAACAAGGGAGATATCAACCAAGATGGTAAAGTAGATGAGAAAGACCTCCGATACATCGAGAAGAATTTCTTTAAAGTAGGCCCAGATGTTAAAGGGGATAAGAAACCTAAAGAAAAATCAGGTAAGGTAACATTGGAAAAATTATTCCGATCAATAGGGCTGGAATTAAGAAACTAA
- a CDS encoding signal peptidase I produces MEKVATLVKKGLTITIILFIMVILFSIFASLNSNKPLSVLGIKPLTVLSNSMAPVFEAGDVIITREVDPGDLSKGDIISFYNEEQLLVTHRITSIVEADGGRHFYTKGDNNNSADENVTTANEIVGKKIFLIPFLGYFSQFIKGPLGFLLFIALPLTGYVCIVAFEKIKPKRKKEIKQS; encoded by the coding sequence ATGGAAAAGGTTGCAACATTAGTAAAAAAAGGTTTAACGATCACAATCATCTTATTCATCATGGTCATCCTATTTTCCATTTTCGCTAGCCTTAACAGTAACAAACCACTAAGCGTTTTGGGGATAAAGCCTCTCACCGTATTATCGAATAGTATGGCACCAGTTTTTGAGGCTGGGGATGTCATTATTACTCGAGAGGTTGATCCAGGTGATCTTAGCAAGGGTGACATTATTTCCTTTTACAACGAAGAGCAACTACTGGTCACTCATAGAATCACGTCCATTGTTGAAGCAGATGGGGGGAGACATTTTTATACGAAAGGTGATAACAACAATTCAGCAGACGAGAATGTCACAACAGCTAATGAGATTGTAGGAAAAAAAATATTTCTGATTCCATTCTTAGGCTACTTTTCTCAATTTATAAAGGGCCCACTTGGTTTCTTACTGTTCATAGCTCTACCTTTAACAGGCTATGTATGTATAGTGGCATTTGAAAAAATAAAGCCAAAGAGGAAGAAAGAGATTAAACAATCATAA
- a CDS encoding helix-turn-helix domain-containing protein, whose product MSLGILIKFHREKNGLTQEELGKGVCSVTHVSKIERGTTQFSSEITNLLSEKLGINMEEELQSLQKFEKLLHQWHDCMVLQQNNEIERLKNQIEKNSLFLIQSVKNKYFLLQARYFLLRGDITNAKALIDKIYNVRKDLNTYETHLLHHLLGITELQKGNFKKALEYLLKINEKEYQNLEFYYQIAIAYHNLQFKVKAYYYSELSLEYFQKTNNFKKIIDAETIKLINEGRNELWNFDNLVNRYNQLIAQCEIINDTSKKANLLSNLAYEYSYTGDNENARIYYKKTLDLLKGNKKSSNYLNNLIGYIYCCLQIKENKVDSMLTQLIQTGMEISKEIKDHSSLAFFQMLRLLHDDEKELYYQFIEEKIIPMLNKNGNYHQLHTYEKTMFQYYLDQCKHEEANRYASRLLNN is encoded by the coding sequence TTGAGTTTAGGAATCCTAATTAAATTCCATAGGGAAAAAAATGGCCTGACACAAGAAGAACTGGGAAAAGGGGTCTGTTCTGTAACTCATGTAAGTAAAATTGAGCGGGGAACGACTCAGTTTTCATCAGAGATCACCAATCTATTAAGTGAGAAGCTGGGAATTAATATGGAAGAAGAATTACAATCGCTTCAGAAATTTGAAAAACTTCTGCATCAATGGCACGATTGTATGGTCTTGCAACAGAACAATGAAATTGAACGACTCAAAAATCAAATTGAAAAGAATTCTCTGTTTTTAATCCAATCAGTGAAAAATAAGTATTTTCTTCTGCAAGCAAGGTATTTTCTATTGCGAGGGGACATAACGAATGCAAAAGCACTTATTGATAAAATATATAACGTCCGCAAAGATTTAAATACGTACGAAACTCATTTACTCCACCATCTATTAGGAATAACAGAACTTCAAAAAGGTAACTTCAAAAAAGCACTGGAATATCTTCTTAAAATTAATGAAAAAGAATATCAGAACCTGGAATTCTATTATCAGATTGCAATTGCCTATCACAATCTACAATTTAAAGTAAAGGCTTACTATTATAGTGAACTTTCACTTGAATATTTTCAAAAGACAAATAATTTCAAAAAAATCATTGATGCAGAAACTATTAAATTAATTAATGAAGGAAGAAACGAGCTTTGGAATTTTGACAATCTTGTCAATCGATATAACCAATTGATTGCGCAATGCGAAATAATAAATGATACTTCAAAAAAAGCCAACTTGCTAAGTAATTTAGCTTATGAATATTCTTATACTGGGGATAATGAAAACGCAAGAATATACTATAAAAAGACATTGGACCTACTGAAAGGTAATAAAAAATCTTCTAATTACTTAAATAACCTTATAGGATATATTTACTGTTGCTTACAGATAAAAGAAAATAAAGTGGATAGTATGCTGACGCAATTGATTCAAACGGGCATGGAAATATCAAAGGAAATCAAAGATCATAGTAGCTTAGCATTCTTTCAAATGCTTCGTTTACTGCACGATGATGAAAAAGAGCTTTATTATCAATTTATTGAGGAAAAAATCATCCCTATGCTTAACAAGAACGGGAATTATCATCAGTTGCATACGTATGAAAAAACGATGTTTCAATACTACCTAGACCAATGCAAGCATGAGGAGGCTAACAGGTATGCTAGCAGACTCCTTAACAATTAG